TGAGGGCGGCAGTAATCGTTTACCGTGCAACTTGGCTATGGTACGGACCGACCGGCGCAATCGCAAGAGGGACTGGGCGATTTCACCGGGACCGATTGATTGCCGGCGCCGCCCACCGCGTCGATTTGCGGGACCAGCGCCACTATTGACAACAGATCAATCCGAATTGCGTCACTATGGATGAGCTCGCCTTGGGTTCCGTGTTCCGGAAAACACGGCGGCAGCGCACGCCCTTACGGCACTCGCGTTCTCACCAGGGGTTTCGGCGTCCAGTTCAACCCCACCCCGAACGTATCTTCAGTCCCCAGCAGGTCGGAGCCGCTGAACGATCCCGCCACCCGCACGGCGAACTCTCGATTCACCTGAAGGTTCACACCCAGGTCGAAATTCAGGCTCACCTCCGATCGGTTGCCGCCGCGACTGCCGCAGCTGCTGCACAGATCCAGCGAGGCGCGCGGATGCACATAAGGCGTCAGCGACATTCCCTGATCCAGCTCGAATGAATGGCCGATGCTGACTCCCACCGGGACCCGGATCAGCGTGACGCCACTGCCAAACGCCGCGCCCGCACCCACCGTCATCAGCAGATCCAGCGGCTGTTCTCCCGTCGCCCGCACCAGTTCGCGACCCAGCGATTCACCCACCAGCAACAGCAGCGCCTCACTCCCCTTGCGATCGGCCAGCCCCAGATCGAGTTGCAGATGCTGCTGGGGTCCCCACCCCTCGCGCCACTGAAAGACCACCGTCGTCCCCGCGCCACCGCTCAGAGCCGCCGTGTAATCACGCGTTGAAGCCGTTGGCAACTGCAGCGATGGATAGTTGAATGCCTGCGCATGGGCCGTCGCGACAAAACCCAGCGCCGCCAGCGCGCCACACAGGCGCAGGGAAGCGCGCGACGGCCCGCGGTTGGACACGATAGTGAACATCAAAGCACTCCTGAAGGGACGGAAAGGCGGCGGGCGCCAGGTGGCGAAACGTGTGGCAACATCTCTTCGACACACCACGTGGGACGAAGCGAAACACGAGGGATATCGGCATTCTACGTGCACGCTGGCGAACAGTTCCATCCCCGCACGATGTAACGCACATTTCGTCATGCGTCACGTCGCCGTAACCTATCGCGCGCTCCGCGCGGCCGTGGCTGCGTTCGGAGTGATATGCGTCGCCACGCTGGCCGGCGCCGCGCCGCTCGTGGCGCAATCCCCGCGCCTCCGGGCACCCACCGATTCGCTGGTGCGGGAAGCCCTCGACAAGGCGGCCAACGGTGACACCAGCACCGCGCTGGATCTGTTGGAACGCGCGACCGACCAGTCGCCTCGGGATGTGAACGCATTGTACTGGCGGGGACTCATGCTGTCGCGCACCACCGCGCTGTCGATGGTGGACTCGCCCCGCCGGTTCCTCGCCGGCCGCCTGCTGGACCGCGCCAACGACATCGATCCGCGCAATCCGCGCTACCTCATTGAAATCGGGCGCATTCGCCTCAAGACGCCTATGCGGCGCATTGAAGCCGAGCGGTTGTTCCGCAAGGCGCTGTCGATAGCCGAATCGAATGGGGATCCGGTACAACTGGCCGATGTCGCCTACGAGTTGGGCACCATCAAGGAACGGCGCTATCTCACCGGTCGCGACCGGTGGATCTACACCACCACCAACGTCATCTTCGATCCGATCGCCGCACGGGCGCGTCTGCATTACACCCGCGAATTCCTGCAGAGTCTCTCACAGCCGATCGAGAATTCCGGCCAGGTGGATCGGCAGGACGCCGAGGAATACTTCCGGCGCGCGCTGACGTCGCTGCCCACGCACGCGCCCAGTGCGGTGTCGTTGATGGGCCTCCTGTACGATCAGCATCGCTACGATGAAATGCGCCACATCGCGGCGGCATTCACCGCGATAGACAGCGCCCCGCCGCGCGTGCTCTTCGCCGGTGGCCTCGCCGCCTACAAACTCGGTCAACTGACGCAAGCGGACACGCTGTTCGGGCGCGCGCTCGCGCGATTCACCCCTTCCGAACGGGCCGAACTCACGCACCTCGGTCGCATTACCCGCAAGGGAGACTCCGTACGCATCGACGGACTCAATGCCGAGGATCGCGCGCGCACGGACAGCGCCTTCTGGGAAGCGGCCGATCCCATGCTCTCCACCCCGGAGAACGAGGCGCGCCTGGAGTTTCTCGCGCGCATGGCCTTCGCCGATCTGCGCTTCACCGACGCCGACACGCGCCAGGTAGGATGGCGGACCGATCGCGGATTGATCATCGCGCGCTACGGCGAACCTCCGGTCGTGGCGACCTTTGCGCCAACCTCCGACGCGGATGCCAAGGACGCCGTCGGGCGCGTGATCACGGTCTGGTACTATCCGCGCACGGAAGTCGAATTTGTCTTCACAGGTCCGCCGGCCATGAACGTGGCCATCTTCGCCGGCAATCATCGCGGGTTCGCCGAGGAGCAGCGACAGGAAGCACCGTTCCTGCTGGACAATCTGGCAATGGCGATGGCCGTCGATACCGTTCCCATTCAGGTGGCGCGATTTCGCGGCGAGACGCCGGCCAAGGCGCAGTTGATGATCGCAGCGAGCATTCCTACCGAGAGGTTGTACGCCGCCGCCGAGATTGACCGCGGCGCGCTGGAGTCATCGGTGCGCATCGGACCATTGGCCGCGCTCAAAGTCGCGCGCCTCGATACCACGGCCGTTTCGTTGCCCACCTCGAAACGTCTGTCGAGACTGTGGGTCGACACCGTCGCTGCCGGCGCGAATCTCCGCCTGCGGGTGGAAGTGCGTGACGCCGCGCTGACCGGCGCCATGGGTCGCGCGCAGGCGGACCTGACGATGTTCTCGGCAGATACCACCAAACTGTCCAGCAGTGACATGGTGTTCGCCAATCGCCTGCCCTCGCCGGGTTCGACCGTTGGCCGGTGGACCACCATCGGACTCGTGCCACGTGGTGACCTCAACCTCGTTCAGCGCGATACATTCTCGGTGTACTGGGAAAACTATGGACTGCGCCCCGATGCGGATGGACGCGTCAAGTACGAAGTCCGCATGATCGTCACGCTGGAACAGATTGACCGCGGTCCCAGTGGCGTTCGGCGATTCTTTGGTGGCATTTCGGACGTGGTGGGACTGAGCACTGAGGGTGACGAGCAACTTGGGTTGCGGTTTGAACGGAACGAGGCGTTGGGCGCGCGCGATCGCGTCCCCGAACTGGTCACGCTGGGCATGGGCAGTGCGCCCGCCGGTCGCTATCACCTGGAATTGATCATCACCGACCGCACGTCCAAACAGGTCACACGAACGCAACGGCAGTTTCACATTCGAGGTCAGTAGCCATGCGCACAGCGGAATGCCCATCGGATCAACGTCACGGTGTCGCGGTACACGCGCTGCGTGTGATCGGCGCGTTGTGTTTCGCCGTGCCGCTCATGGCGCAGTCCCCCGCGCCCCGTCCGGGGGCCATGGGGGTGACGCCGCCTGGTACCACGCGTCGACCCGATGGCGGCACGCTCGCTCGCACCAGTGCCTTTGGTGCCCTGAGCGGCACGGTCCTCGCCATGGGGTACTACTTCCTGAGTGAGAAGGGCACGCGCTCCAGCGGCTGCCAGCCGCTGGACTGTGCGTTGCCATTCCTTGCCGGCAGCGGGGCCATCGCGGGCCTGTTCATCGGTCGTGAGTTGGACGCGCAACGGCGCGCCTTTGCCCCTCGTGCCGGCGAGGTCATCGAGTTCGGATTTGGCGAGGGCAAACTGCTGGCGCCGCCCTCATTCATCGACGTGCGCGATTCGTTGATTGCCGTGGTCAGTGACAGCGGTGTGCAATTGTTGTCCGCCACGCCGGCACCCAAGGCGCTGCGCCGCCGAGCCAATGGACTGAGTGCGCTCCGCCAGGTGGCCATCGTACCGGCGCGCGGCTCGCTGGTGCTGGGCACCGGCACCGCCCTCTGGGAAGCCAGTCTGCTGGCCGGCCCCGCCACGCGACTGGCCGACGGACCCGTCGACGCACTGGCCGCCAACGGTGACGTGGTGGTCAGCGCCAGCGGCAAGCGACTGCGCGTGCGATTCGGCAGCGGCGACATGGCTCGTGGCGACAGCCTTGAACTTCCGCTGCCGATTTCGTCGGTGGCCTACGATTCCATTTCGCGCGCGTGGTGGGTCGCCACCGATTCGCAGTTGGTGCAGGTAACGACGAATGACCAGAAGCTCGCGCTCACGGCGGTTCGACTGACGTTGCCGGCCTCGGCGCGCGCTATCGCGACCAGTGCCGAGTGGATTGCCGTGGCCATGGGCGATGAAGGCGTGATGGGTTGGCGTCGCGATTCACTGGCCAGCGCGCTCGTGCCGTCGGTGCGCGTGACGCAGGAGCCGCGCTTCGCCTACGACCTCGCATTTCTGGGCCCGACGTTGTTCGTCGCTGGCGGCGTGGACGGATTGTTTCAGCTCTCGCTGTCGCCGGTTCCGCGCGTGGTGGGCTCGTCGCGACAGTTGCAATTCGCCACCACCGTCCGGGCGGGCAACGGCGTGCTCTGGGTTGGCGATCGGAACCGGGTGAGTGTGGTGCGGGTCACGCCGTAAACGCGTGAGGGCAGAGGTTGGAGAGACTTGAGGGGTGAGCAACGGAAGGGTTGAGCGCTAGAGGGGTGAGCCAGCGAGGGCAGGACTGAGTTCTACCCTCGCCGGCTGGCCCCTCTAGCGCTCAACGCTTCCGTTGCTCACCCCTCAAGTCTCTCACCGCTCAACCCGCTCACCCCTCCAAAGCAAAACCGCCCGCCCGGATCATCCGGGCGGGCGGTTCACATACCTCCATCCTGTCACCTCGGGCCTATCGACCGCGCACCGACTTGGGCAGCGTGGCCTCAAGCACCGTATTCGGCCCCATCCGCCCTTCGGTGGAGTACTTGGACTGAAGGTTCACGCGCACCAGTCCGAAGTTGTACCACGGCGGCGTGCTGTTCGCCTTGGGAATCGTGTCCGTCGAAACGCGCGAGGCCATAGCGTAGATCACCCGCGGCGTATCGAACACGGCGTTTGGCGCCGGATTGGTCTTGTCCACCTCGTAGAGCGAGATGGTCCGGTCCGGATACGGTGCGGTGCGACGACCCACATACACCGTGTCATTGAACCGACCGGTGGTATCGAACTTGACCGCGTAGGCGTTGTAGTAGT
The genomic region above belongs to Gemmatimonadaceae bacterium and contains:
- a CDS encoding GWxTD domain-containing protein, which produces MRHVAVTYRALRAAVAAFGVICVATLAGAAPLVAQSPRLRAPTDSLVREALDKAANGDTSTALDLLERATDQSPRDVNALYWRGLMLSRTTALSMVDSPRRFLAGRLLDRANDIDPRNPRYLIEIGRIRLKTPMRRIEAERLFRKALSIAESNGDPVQLADVAYELGTIKERRYLTGRDRWIYTTTNVIFDPIAARARLHYTREFLQSLSQPIENSGQVDRQDAEEYFRRALTSLPTHAPSAVSLMGLLYDQHRYDEMRHIAAAFTAIDSAPPRVLFAGGLAAYKLGQLTQADTLFGRALARFTPSERAELTHLGRITRKGDSVRIDGLNAEDRARTDSAFWEAADPMLSTPENEARLEFLARMAFADLRFTDADTRQVGWRTDRGLIIARYGEPPVVATFAPTSDADAKDAVGRVITVWYYPRTEVEFVFTGPPAMNVAIFAGNHRGFAEEQRQEAPFLLDNLAMAMAVDTVPIQVARFRGETPAKAQLMIAASIPTERLYAAAEIDRGALESSVRIGPLAALKVARLDTTAVSLPTSKRLSRLWVDTVAAGANLRLRVEVRDAALTGAMGRAQADLTMFSADTTKLSSSDMVFANRLPSPGSTVGRWTTIGLVPRGDLNLVQRDTFSVYWENYGLRPDADGRVKYEVRMIVTLEQIDRGPSGVRRFFGGISDVVGLSTEGDEQLGLRFERNEALGARDRVPELVTLGMGSAPAGRYHLELIITDRTSKQVTRTQRQFHIRGQ